A single window of Deinococcus betulae DNA harbors:
- a CDS encoding LptA/OstA family protein, with translation MTGQRWTGAAGRVTVALLLGLGGVVWGQTQPVPSAPARTTTPQVPPEDLAPAPEQAGAEQSSLELVRRSEKDGKSRRILIVKTGTQDDSGVFVLCQPTEDDPEDAPTLAVFSETGTGGVRLTIDKNVITVPLAVVTQLPPKDGQEGSDGRVEASAGTARFLDEPPPGKTDRLSRCAVEATPKPAADTVLVTQGRTELRGQKLVYDSADGIARIDGPITFKRSSDKDALSGTSQRIEVSVDDEKTTLVGNVVLNSEGGRVSKAARVEYDDASNIARLYGTPEQPAQSVKGGDTLSAGTILYDLDRNEVRAVKPEGGTITGEFIEGEAAGTPSAVPPPATPPNP, from the coding sequence ATGACAGGGCAGCGTTGGACAGGGGCCGCCGGGCGCGTGACGGTGGCCCTGCTGCTGGGGCTGGGCGGCGTGGTGTGGGGGCAGACGCAGCCGGTGCCTTCTGCCCCGGCCCGAACCACGACTCCCCAGGTGCCCCCGGAAGACCTGGCACCAGCGCCGGAGCAGGCGGGCGCCGAGCAGTCCAGCCTGGAACTGGTGCGCCGCAGCGAAAAAGACGGCAAGAGCCGCCGCATTCTGATTGTCAAAACCGGCACCCAGGATGACAGCGGCGTCTTCGTGCTGTGCCAGCCCACCGAGGACGACCCTGAAGACGCTCCTACCCTGGCGGTGTTTAGCGAAACCGGCACGGGCGGCGTGCGCCTGACCATTGACAAGAACGTCATCACCGTCCCGCTGGCGGTAGTCACGCAGTTGCCCCCCAAAGACGGCCAGGAGGGCAGTGACGGCCGGGTCGAGGCCAGCGCTGGCACCGCCCGCTTTCTGGACGAGCCGCCGCCTGGCAAGACGGATCGTCTGAGCCGCTGTGCCGTCGAGGCCACGCCCAAACCGGCCGCCGACACGGTGCTGGTTACGCAGGGCCGCACGGAACTCAGAGGCCAGAAGCTGGTCTATGACAGCGCCGACGGCATCGCCCGCATTGACGGCCCCATCACCTTCAAGCGCAGCAGTGACAAAGACGCCCTCAGCGGCACCAGCCAGCGCATTGAGGTCAGCGTGGACGATGAAAAGACCACGCTGGTCGGCAACGTGGTCCTGAATTCCGAGGGGGGCCGGGTCAGCAAGGCCGCGCGGGTGGAATACGACGACGCGAGCAATATTGCCCGTCTGTACGGCACCCCTGAACAGCCTGCCCAGAGCGTGAAGGGCGGCGACACCCTGAGCGCCGGCACCATCCTGTACGACCTGGACCGCAACGAGGTGCGAGCGGTCAAGCCCGAAGGCGGCACGATTACCGGGGAGTTCATCGAAGGCGAGGCAGCGGGGACACCATCTGCCGTACCTCCACCTGCTACCCCACCTAACCCTTGA
- a CDS encoding DUF3105 domain-containing protein — protein sequence MKRALPLASLFLFALTACGSKAVDGVQTFKYDGGDHRTGSLLYAENPPAGGAHNASWQNCGVYDRPLYNEYAVHSMEHGAVWITYRPDLDKAQVDQLKGLVEGRPYTLLSPYEGLDKPVTASAWGAQIKVDSAGDERLKAFLDKYEQGATAPERGASCSGAYSETR from the coding sequence ATGAAACGCGCGTTGCCCCTGGCTTCCCTGTTCCTGTTTGCCCTGACAGCTTGCGGCTCTAAAGCCGTTGATGGCGTGCAGACCTTCAAGTACGACGGCGGCGACCACCGCACCGGCTCGCTGCTGTACGCCGAAAACCCGCCGGCTGGCGGCGCCCACAACGCCAGCTGGCAGAACTGCGGCGTCTATGACCGGCCGCTGTACAATGAGTACGCCGTGCACAGCATGGAACACGGGGCGGTGTGGATCACCTACCGCCCGGACCTCGACAAAGCGCAGGTGGACCAGCTGAAAGGGCTGGTGGAAGGCCGGCCCTATACGCTGCTCAGTCCCTACGAAGGTCTGGACAAGCCCGTCACGGCCAGCGCCTGGGGCGCCCAGATTAAGGTCGACAGCGCAGGCGACGAACGCCTCAAGGCGTTCCTGGACAAGTACGAGCAAGGTGCCACTGCCCCCGAGCGCGGCGCCTCGTGCAGCGGCGCCTATAGCGAAACGCGCTGA
- a CDS encoding LptA/OstA family protein, with protein sequence MKKTASLLTLLAVAAPVLAQTGDANKRLITIQGGPRGDVRNGPLTFTGNPVKAKVSTLNIEANQAVMAAPKGTPLIEAKGKRTAAFTGDVKVTRGRLTATGSGLNYDEATGQGVLDGNASATFVPEKKEDGDTVTIKAPKMSLDVDNNVSTSTGGVTLSTGTQSGKADKLVFDEDRELAQLTGTPSLTRAAKGSQKELVITGQEVRALTKTKTLYVRGGVKLVQGTTTTTGDAVYYDDKKNVAYVVGNAVSVDSKSKVTVKAPASGYLEQRTDLARVRALNSAYKIPTEQFELSKK encoded by the coding sequence ATGAAAAAGACTGCTTCCCTGCTGACTCTGCTCGCCGTTGCCGCTCCAGTGCTGGCCCAGACGGGCGACGCCAACAAACGCCTGATTACCATCCAGGGCGGGCCGCGCGGTGATGTACGAAACGGCCCTCTGACCTTTACCGGCAATCCAGTGAAGGCGAAGGTCAGCACCCTCAATATTGAAGCCAATCAAGCGGTGATGGCCGCCCCCAAAGGTACGCCTCTGATTGAAGCCAAGGGCAAGCGCACCGCCGCCTTTACCGGCGACGTGAAGGTCACGCGCGGCCGCCTGACCGCCACTGGCAGCGGCCTGAATTACGACGAGGCCACTGGCCAGGGCGTCCTGGACGGCAACGCCAGCGCCACCTTCGTGCCTGAAAAGAAGGAAGACGGCGACACCGTGACCATCAAGGCGCCCAAGATGAGCCTGGACGTGGACAACAACGTCTCGACCAGCACGGGCGGTGTGACGCTCTCCACCGGCACCCAGAGCGGCAAGGCCGACAAACTGGTCTTTGATGAGGACCGCGAACTGGCGCAGCTGACCGGCACCCCCAGCCTGACCCGCGCCGCCAAGGGCAGCCAGAAGGAACTGGTGATCACGGGCCAGGAAGTGCGCGCCCTGACCAAAACCAAGACGCTGTACGTGCGCGGCGGCGTGAAGCTGGTGCAGGGCACCACCACGACCACGGGCGACGCCGTGTACTACGACGACAAGAAGAATGTCGCCTACGTGGTGGGCAACGCGGTCAGCGTCGACAGCAAGAGCAAGGTCACCGTCAAGGCCCCAGCCAGCGGCTACCTGGAACAGCGCACCGATCTGGCCCGCGTGCGCGCGCTGAACTCGGCGTACAAGATTCCCACTGAACAGTTTGAGCTGAGCAAGAAGTAA
- a CDS encoding universal stress protein, which yields MTQLADPSASGGFARILVGVDFSASSQAALTLARIRFAGAQLCLAHVTDARVTATPDLMGGVTPALPDPALLNTLEHADAGRLQSLMQGGEEVELLVGDPVTGLLDAAARWGADLIVVGTHAQGALEHFFLGSTAEKIVARSPVPVLTVRAERR from the coding sequence ATGACCCAGCTTGCTGACCCCTCTGCTTCTGGTGGCTTCGCCCGGATTCTGGTGGGTGTGGATTTCTCGGCATCCTCGCAGGCGGCCCTCACCCTGGCCCGCATCCGATTTGCCGGCGCGCAGCTGTGCCTGGCGCACGTTACCGACGCCCGCGTGACGGCGACCCCCGACCTAATGGGTGGCGTGACCCCCGCCCTGCCAGACCCGGCCCTCCTGAATACCCTGGAACATGCCGACGCGGGGCGCCTCCAGAGCCTGATGCAGGGCGGTGAGGAGGTTGAGCTGCTGGTGGGCGACCCGGTGACGGGCCTGCTGGATGCGGCAGCCCGCTGGGGGGCAGACCTGATCGTGGTGGGCACCCACGCCCAGGGCGCCCTGGAACATTTCTTCCTGGGCAGCACCGCCGAGAAAATCGTGGCCCGAAGCCCGGTGCCGGTGCTGACGGTGAGGGCCGAGCGCCGGTAA
- a CDS encoding MBL fold metallo-hydrolase, whose protein sequence is MNLQSFGAAQTVTGSMHLLTLGGRQLLVDCGLFQGGDDLEARNREAFSFEPAGLDAVLLTHAHLDHVGRLPLLVKRGFRGAVYCTAPTAALAETVLLDSARLQVEGYRHDLRRARRQGVPDEQVPPPLYEEEDVHRALALLRPVLTFGETTVVAGVRVTPQRAGHILGSAYLVLDTPDGRLIMSGDLGNRESGLQLDFTPPPPADAIVLESTYANRTHRAWPDTLAEFSAALRASVRQGGKILIPSFAIERTQTILHTLKELMDSGEVPRLPVFLDSPMAARATHEYFEFGDELVPPVRDALQAGEDPFRPGTLHVVNTSAESQRINRYDGPAIILAGNGMMTGGRIQHHLKHHLWKPGTSLIIVSYQSPSSLGGRIVGGADTVRILGEEVAVRAQVHTIGGFSAHADQDDLLAFLEAAGQPHVWLVHGENEVMAEFLPVLAARGLKGDIVPDRQAVDLRGAGFPNGTPPGFHIETRDRAAQTAGGE, encoded by the coding sequence ATGAACCTCCAGAGTTTTGGGGCGGCGCAGACGGTGACCGGCAGCATGCACCTGCTGACGCTGGGCGGGCGTCAGCTGCTCGTGGACTGCGGGCTGTTTCAGGGCGGCGACGACTTAGAGGCCCGCAACCGCGAGGCCTTTTCCTTCGAGCCGGCCGGGCTGGACGCCGTCCTCCTGACCCACGCGCACCTGGATCATGTGGGGCGGCTGCCGCTGCTGGTCAAACGGGGTTTTCGCGGCGCGGTGTACTGCACGGCCCCCACGGCCGCGCTGGCCGAAACGGTCTTGCTGGACAGCGCACGCCTTCAGGTGGAGGGCTACCGCCACGACCTGCGCCGCGCCCGGAGGCAGGGGGTGCCCGACGAGCAGGTGCCCCCGCCGCTGTACGAAGAGGAGGACGTTCACCGCGCTCTGGCCCTGCTGCGCCCGGTGCTGACCTTCGGCGAGACCACGGTGGTCGCGGGTGTGCGCGTGACCCCGCAGCGCGCCGGGCACATTCTGGGCAGCGCCTATCTGGTGCTGGACACCCCGGACGGCCGCCTCATCATGAGCGGCGACCTGGGCAACCGCGAGAGTGGGCTGCAACTGGACTTCACGCCGCCGCCGCCGGCCGACGCCATCGTGCTGGAATCCACCTATGCCAACCGCACCCACCGCGCCTGGCCAGACACTCTGGCCGAATTCAGCGCGGCGCTGCGGGCCAGCGTACGCCAGGGCGGGAAAATCCTGATTCCCAGCTTCGCCATTGAGCGCACCCAGACCATCCTTCATACCCTGAAAGAACTGATGGACAGCGGGGAGGTGCCGCGCCTGCCCGTCTTTCTGGATTCCCCGATGGCAGCGCGCGCCACCCACGAGTATTTCGAGTTCGGGGATGAGCTAGTGCCGCCGGTCAGAGACGCCCTGCAAGCGGGCGAGGACCCCTTCCGGCCAGGCACGCTGCATGTGGTCAACACCAGCGCCGAGTCCCAGCGCATCAACCGCTACGACGGCCCGGCCATCATTCTGGCGGGCAACGGCATGATGACCGGTGGGCGCATCCAGCACCACCTCAAGCACCACCTCTGGAAGCCGGGCACCAGCCTGATTATCGTCTCGTACCAGTCGCCCAGCAGCCTGGGCGGGCGCATTGTGGGCGGCGCCGACACGGTGCGCATTCTGGGTGAGGAGGTGGCGGTGCGCGCGCAGGTGCACACCATCGGGGGCTTTTCCGCCCACGCCGATCAGGACGATCTGCTGGCCTTTCTGGAGGCGGCCGGGCAGCCGCACGTCTGGCTCGTGCACGGCGAGAACGAGGTCATGGCCGAATTTCTGCCGGTGCTGGCCGCGCGGGGCCTGAAGGGCGACATCGTGCCGGACCGACAGGCGGTGGACCTCAGGGGCGCCGGCTTTCCCAACGGCACACCTCCGGGGTTTCACATCGAGACCCGTGACCGCGCGGCCCAGACCGCTGGGGGCGAGTAA